ATGAAGATAATTGGATAATTATTGCGAAGCAAGCTTTGCATGAAGAAAAGAGCAAGTTTTTTGAAATATATGTATATACTTGCAAAATTTGGAATTTAGAGTTAATATGGAATAAAGAAAAAATTTTTGAGTGGAGGTATATTTATGGGTACAAGGATTATTTCACGTAAATTTATTTTACTAGCGGTTTTGGTTACTATGTTGGTTATAAATGTATTATTCCCTTTAAGTCAAGTCAATGCTCAGACATGGGTTTTAACAGTAACTACTGAAGGATCAAATTTAAATGTACGTAGTGGTCCAGGAACAAATTATTCCGTAATAGGTCAATTTGCAAATGGAACCGATGTGACTTGGGAGGATGATGATGGCAAATCATCTGGTGAGTGGGCATATGTCAAGGGAATAGGGACTAATGGCAAAACTATATCAGGTTACTGTTATCAATGGTACTTAATACATGAAAATTAACAATAAAAAATTGCATTAACTACTAATTTATATTGCAGAAAGAGGATTACTCAGAAATGGGTAGTCCTTTTATATTTTTGACAGAAAGAAGTGATGTCGATGGCAGGTGAATGCGGGTACCAC
This genomic stretch from Ruminiclostridium cellulolyticum H10 harbors:
- a CDS encoding SH3 domain-containing protein; the encoded protein is MGTRIISRKFILLAVLVTMLVINVLFPLSQVNAQTWVLTVTTEGSNLNVRSGPGTNYSVIGQFANGTDVTWEDDDGKSSGEWAYVKGIGTNGKTISGYCYQWYLIHEN